GGGTGTCCTTAAGCCAGgttcaaataattaaaataatgttaCCAATAACTAATTAAGTTGGCATGAGGTTGCATGCAGGGAAAAACTGGATTGGGGTGTCTAGATTTTTTAGTTAAAATATCTGCATTGTATTGCAGATCCATTCTATTACCTGAAGTGTTAGGAACACTTTTTATTCTTGACAATCTAGTTACCTTTCCATTCTACCAGCCCCCAAATGTTGTATAACTCCAAATATTGTTTATTCTTCTACCAACAAAAGTTGGTTCATAACAAAGAGTACTGTCACCTATTTTTGTAATGTCATTTTCTGTATTGATAGAGAAATGCATTTTCCATTTAAGGTATTGAAATTTGCTATGAACTATACAATCCTCTAATCCAAGAGATCAAGGTTCTGAAACTGGAGAAAAGATTGGATGATAACCTGATGTATTTACGAGATGCCCTTCCAGAGTACAGCACTGTTGATGTTAACATGAAGGCTGTCCCACTTTCAGCTACGGAAGAAGTTCCTGTCAACAAGGTAGCAGCAAGGAATAACTGGTGTTTGTGACTGGCAACTAGTTATTCTGAAACATCGTTTTGTAATATGAAGTTGTTGCGTTGTACTATTTTGGTGTTGTGATAGTGGTAGAGGCCACCATGGGAACGGCTTTCTGCCCTTTGGTCATTATGTTACACTTGAGATGGCTTAGCTCCTTTAGAGCTCAAACCTAGCAGAAAAGAACAGTGTTTTCTTCTTGCTAGCAAGCAATGGCACGTTAGAGCTCCAGTGAACTTCTGAGCTGTCTGAAGTGGTTAACTTTAGATGTTGATTGGAGTTCTAACACAGCAGAATAGTTGAAGTACAGGGTTCTTAACTCCTTGTCATGAAGCTTGGATATTGCAGTTGAGCTCTATGGTTAATTGCTATCAGTAGGCAgggggtgctcatctcgcttcaggctgatgGAGCccacgtttgtctgcagacagctttcctggtcatgtggccagcattactaaaccgcttctggtgcaatggaacaccgtgatggaaaccagagcgcattgaaatgccatttaccttctcaccacagtggtacctatttatctacttgcactggcatgctttcaaactgctaggttggcaggagctggtacagagcaatgggagctcaccccgtcatagggatttgaaccaccgatcttccgatcagcaagcccaagaggcttggtggtttagaccacggtgccacccacatccctggtcCATTGAGTACATATAACTGAAAGAAAAATACTCGCTTAATATCAAATAAATGATCTGACATACATTTCTTTCAATTATGCTAGATGAAAGTCCGAATGAAACCGAAACCATGGTCAAAACGCTGGGAACATCCAAAATTCAATATCCAGGGCATTAATTTTGACTTGTATCTTAATGAAAGACACAAAGCGAAAGTAGAAAAATGGCAAATGCCTTGGCGTGAATTTGATATGCTGAAAAAGTATGATACAGTAGAAATTGAGAAGAACATCTGGGAGGAAGTGAATGAAGAGCTGAAAAAAAAGGTATAGAAATTGTGGGAAACTACATGTAAAGACTACCTCCATTAATTTTAGCATTTTTTATGTTGAATAATAAGCACCCGTATGAACATTTTCAAACTGTTAGCTT
Above is a window of Lacerta agilis isolate rLacAgi1 chromosome 3, rLacAgi1.pri, whole genome shotgun sequence DNA encoding:
- the MRPL19 gene encoding 39S ribosomal protein L19, mitochondrial isoform X2 — translated: MRLNTDISSTGNLSFSVGHLKSKDGEPAKFKPPPKPVIVDESKTQTTDTRFLSPEFIPPRQRTNPFKFYLERCDMIQRRKVMNIPEFYVGSILAVSAADPHASGKSSTFVGLCIQRSGKGLGATFILRNIIEGQGIEICYELYNPLIQEIKVLKLEKRLDDNLMYLRDALPEYSTVDVNMKAVPLSATEEVPVNKMKVRMKPKPWSKRWEHPKFNIQGINFDLYLNERHKAKVEKWQMPWREFDMLKKYDTVEIEKNIWEEVNEELKKKV